The proteins below are encoded in one region of Knoellia sp. S7-12:
- a CDS encoding rod shape-determining protein yields the protein MRGRDLAIDLGTANTVIYERGRGVVLDEPSVVAVRTGTSQLLAAGHRAKEMLGRTPDSVSAIRPLRDGVISDADVTERMLRWFVDQVSPSKIFRPRMVVCVPSDITSVERRALEDSTLRAGARRVHVIEEPMAAAIGAGLPIEETNASMVVDLGGGTTNVAVISLGGIVTSRSIRIGGDEVDEAIIAHVKSEYSLLMGERSAEQIKVAVGSAFPMREELSERVRGRDLVTGLPKTVSISSVEVRRAIETPVLQMVELARAVLDVCPPELAGDILDRGITLTGGGALLRGLAERMHHELGVPVVVADDPLRAVARGAGKCIEEFDTLHRVLVDNRRL from the coding sequence ATGCGCGGGCGTGACCTCGCGATCGACCTCGGGACCGCCAACACGGTGATCTATGAGCGGGGTCGCGGGGTCGTCCTCGACGAGCCGTCGGTCGTGGCCGTGCGCACCGGGACCTCTCAGCTCCTCGCCGCCGGGCACCGCGCCAAGGAGATGCTTGGCCGCACGCCCGACTCGGTCAGTGCCATCCGCCCGCTACGTGACGGAGTCATCTCCGACGCCGACGTCACCGAGCGGATGCTGCGCTGGTTCGTCGACCAGGTGTCGCCGTCCAAGATCTTCCGCCCGCGCATGGTCGTGTGCGTGCCGAGCGACATCACGAGCGTCGAACGTCGTGCCCTCGAGGACTCCACCCTGCGTGCTGGTGCGCGGCGAGTCCATGTCATCGAGGAGCCGATGGCGGCTGCGATCGGAGCCGGCCTCCCCATCGAGGAGACCAACGCCTCGATGGTCGTCGACCTCGGTGGTGGCACGACCAACGTCGCCGTCATCAGCCTCGGCGGCATCGTCACGTCACGTTCGATCCGCATCGGTGGTGATGAGGTCGACGAGGCGATCATCGCGCACGTGAAGTCCGAGTACTCCCTGCTCATGGGCGAACGCAGCGCCGAGCAGATCAAGGTCGCGGTCGGCTCGGCGTTCCCGATGCGCGAGGAGCTCAGCGAGCGGGTGCGCGGTCGTGACCTCGTGACCGGTCTGCCCAAGACGGTGTCGATCTCGTCGGTCGAGGTCCGCCGTGCCATCGAGACGCCCGTGCTGCAGATGGTCGAGTTGGCGCGGGCCGTCCTCGACGTGTGCCCACCCGAGCTCGCGGGCGACATCCTCGACCGCGGAATCACTCTCACCGGCGGTGGTGCGCTGTTGCGCGGGCTCGCCGAGCGGATGCACCACGAGCTGGGTGTCCCGGTCGTCGTCGCCGACGACCCGCTGCGCGCCGTCGCCCGGGGTGCGGGCAAGTGCATCGAGGAGTTC